The following are from one region of the Alicyclobacillus fastidiosus genome:
- the ilvE gene encoding branched-chain-amino-acid transaminase: MASQIFLNGEFIHRDEAKLSVFDHGLLYGDGIFEGIRVYDGNVFKLAEHIRRLYDSAKSILLDIPYSQAEMCELVCETVRRNDLTSAYIRLVVTRGPGDLGISPYICHGAQVFIIAEQLSMFAPSLYEEGITAITAPTRRNRTDALNPKIKSLNYLNNVLIKIEAISAGANEAIVLNTEGYVVEGSGENIFIVRDGVISTPPAYLGALEGITRATIISLAQELGYQVKEEPFTRHDVYVADEVFLTGTAAEMVPVVTVDKRTIGDSRPGPITKKLHQAFQLTTRRDGMKVYPQEAIS, from the coding sequence TTGGCATCGCAAATCTTTTTGAACGGCGAGTTCATCCATCGAGACGAGGCAAAGCTTTCGGTTTTCGATCACGGTCTGCTTTACGGTGACGGCATTTTCGAAGGTATTCGAGTGTACGACGGCAACGTCTTCAAGCTCGCTGAACACATTCGTCGACTCTATGATTCGGCCAAGTCGATTTTGCTAGATATCCCGTACTCGCAGGCGGAAATGTGCGAGCTCGTCTGTGAGACGGTCCGCCGAAACGACCTGACGAGTGCGTACATCCGACTGGTTGTCACGCGCGGCCCTGGCGACCTCGGCATCAGTCCATACATCTGTCACGGCGCGCAGGTGTTTATCATCGCAGAGCAGTTGTCGATGTTTGCACCGAGCCTCTACGAAGAAGGCATTACGGCCATCACAGCGCCGACGAGGCGGAATCGGACGGATGCTCTCAATCCGAAAATCAAGTCTCTCAACTATTTAAATAACGTGCTGATCAAGATTGAAGCGATATCGGCAGGTGCAAACGAGGCTATTGTGCTGAACACGGAGGGCTATGTAGTCGAAGGGTCCGGCGAAAATATTTTTATCGTCCGCGACGGCGTGATCTCGACGCCTCCTGCGTACCTCGGGGCGCTGGAAGGCATCACGCGTGCAACGATCATCAGCCTGGCGCAAGAGCTTGGCTATCAGGTCAAGGAAGAGCCGTTCACGAGGCACGACGTGTACGTTGCTGACGAGGTGTTTCTCACGGGTACAGCGGCGGAAATGGTCCCCGTGGTCACAGTTGACAAACGCACCATCGGTGACAGCCGACCGGGCCCGATCACCAAAAAGTTGCATCAGGCGTTCCAACTCACGACCCGCCGCGACGGCATGAAGGTATACCCGCAAGAAGCGATTTCCTGA
- the ilvD gene encoding dihydroxy-acid dehydratase has translation MRSDMIKKGADRAPHRSLLYATGVKPTDLPKPFIGVCNSYVDIIPGHVHLKAFAEVVKDAIREAGGIPFEFNTIGVDDGIAMGHVGMRYSLASRELIADSAETMINAHWFDGVFFIPNCDKITPGMLMAAARTNVPSVFVSGGPMEAGRSKTGHNLSLTTVFEGVGRYRSGQMSEDELVELEQAACPTCGSCSGMFTANSMNCIMEMLGVALPGNGTILATSSERHDLIRQAAHHLVRMIQEDVRPRDIITKEAIDDAFALDMAMGGSTNTVLHLMAIAHEAGIEYDLKEVNEIAKRVPYLAKISPASEYSIHDVHLAGGVSAIIKELVDHTEAIHPERITVSGRTIRQSVAEASILDDKVIHHADNPYSREGGLSIFYGNLAPDGAVLKVGAVDPDIERFEGTAIVFNSQDEAQHGIDTGSVQAGHVVVIRYEGPKGGPGMPEMLAPTSSIVGRGLGRDVALITDGRFSGATRGICVGHISPEASEGGLIGLIEDGDRILIDLKARSIHLDVPDDVLAARKASYAPPDKAVERGYLRRYQHLVTSANTGAVLKV, from the coding sequence ATGCGCAGTGACATGATTAAAAAAGGAGCAGACCGAGCGCCGCACCGAAGCCTCTTGTACGCGACTGGCGTCAAACCAACGGACCTTCCAAAACCATTCATTGGCGTATGTAACTCCTACGTGGACATCATCCCTGGTCACGTTCATTTAAAGGCCTTCGCGGAAGTGGTCAAAGACGCAATCCGCGAAGCGGGTGGCATTCCGTTTGAATTCAACACCATCGGAGTGGACGATGGCATCGCCATGGGGCATGTCGGGATGCGTTATTCGCTCGCCAGCCGCGAACTGATCGCGGACAGCGCGGAGACGATGATCAACGCCCACTGGTTCGACGGCGTCTTCTTTATCCCGAACTGCGACAAGATCACGCCAGGGATGCTGATGGCGGCGGCACGGACCAACGTGCCCTCGGTCTTCGTCTCCGGTGGACCGATGGAAGCGGGGCGGTCGAAGACTGGGCATAATCTGTCCCTGACGACTGTGTTTGAAGGGGTTGGCCGCTATCGATCCGGCCAGATGTCCGAAGATGAACTGGTCGAACTCGAACAAGCGGCGTGTCCGACGTGCGGGTCCTGTTCCGGCATGTTCACGGCGAATTCGATGAACTGCATCATGGAAATGCTCGGCGTTGCACTCCCCGGCAACGGCACGATTCTCGCAACTTCCTCTGAGCGACACGACCTCATTCGGCAAGCGGCTCACCACCTCGTTCGCATGATTCAAGAAGACGTTCGGCCCCGTGACATCATCACGAAAGAAGCCATCGACGACGCGTTTGCACTCGACATGGCGATGGGCGGATCGACCAATACCGTGCTCCACCTGATGGCCATCGCACACGAGGCGGGTATCGAGTACGACCTCAAGGAGGTCAACGAGATCGCCAAGCGGGTGCCTTATTTGGCAAAAATCAGCCCGGCGTCAGAGTACAGCATCCACGACGTGCACCTGGCAGGCGGCGTATCGGCCATCATCAAAGAATTGGTCGATCACACTGAGGCCATTCACCCCGAGCGCATCACGGTGAGCGGTCGAACGATTCGGCAGTCTGTCGCCGAAGCGTCCATCCTCGACGACAAGGTCATTCACCACGCGGACAATCCGTACAGCCGGGAAGGGGGCCTCTCCATCTTTTACGGCAATCTCGCTCCGGATGGCGCCGTCCTCAAGGTTGGGGCGGTCGACCCGGACATCGAACGGTTCGAGGGCACGGCCATCGTCTTTAATTCACAAGACGAGGCGCAGCACGGGATCGACACCGGAAGCGTGCAAGCGGGTCACGTGGTCGTCATCCGCTACGAGGGGCCTAAGGGTGGTCCGGGGATGCCGGAGATGCTGGCTCCTACGTCGTCTATCGTCGGGCGGGGATTGGGGCGCGACGTTGCGCTCATCACGGACGGTCGCTTCTCTGGTGCGACGCGGGGGATTTGTGTGGGGCACATCTCGCCGGAGGCATCAGAGGGAGGCTTGATTGGCCTCATTGAAGACGGTGACCGGATTCTCATCGATTTGAAGGCGCGCTCCATCCACTTGGATGTACCCGACGATGTCCTGGCCGCCCGCAAGGCGTCCTATGCCCCGCCTGACAAGGCGGTCGAGCGAGGATATCTCCGGCGCTATCAGCACCTTGTCACCTCTGCGAACACAGGTGCGGTACTCAAGGTTTAA
- the ilvB gene encoding biosynthetic-type acetolactate synthase large subunit produces the protein MRVMSENPDYTSTQTTEPRMLSGADMLVEVLRKEQVEVVFGYPGGAVLPLYDALYECGIRHVLARHEQGAIHAAEGYARVTGKPGVVIATSGPGATNLVTGLADAMLDSLPIVAITGQVAKSVIGSDAFQETSIIGISTPITKHNYQIQHASELPGVFKEAFHIANTGRKGPVLVDIPKDVAGEVAPFVYNAPPQLPGYQPTVIPHVMQIKKVLQHIELSHRPVILAGAGVLHAGASRELRLFAERFGIPVVHTLLGLGGFPADHPLFLGMGGMHGSAAANTALYETDLLLNFGARFDDRLTGNLADFAPTATVVHVDIDPAEIGKNVPTDIPVVGDAREAISLLLATEAKSPEISGWREKLLDIKAHTPFWYVQEGNVIKPQRLIEQIAQHTNGEAIVVTDVGQHQMWAAQFYPFVHANRWVTSGGLGTMGFGLPAAIGAQIAEPNRQVVAVVGDAGFQMTLEELAVVAELELPVKIVIVNNGALGMVRQWQELFYEERYSSSLMKWQPDYLKLAEAYGIPSLQIRDDGALPECLSAFLAAPGPGLLECLVAPMENVYPMIAPGHGLHQMVGVKP, from the coding sequence ATGCGTGTGATGTCGGAAAATCCGGACTATACGTCAACACAAACCACTGAGCCGCGAATGCTGTCAGGTGCTGACATGCTTGTCGAGGTGTTGCGAAAGGAACAAGTCGAAGTCGTCTTTGGATATCCAGGAGGGGCTGTACTGCCGCTTTACGACGCCCTCTATGAATGTGGGATTCGGCACGTCCTCGCGCGCCATGAGCAAGGCGCCATCCATGCAGCCGAGGGATACGCACGCGTGACCGGGAAGCCCGGGGTCGTCATCGCCACGTCCGGGCCGGGGGCGACGAATCTCGTCACAGGCCTGGCGGATGCCATGCTTGACTCCCTCCCGATTGTCGCCATTACAGGCCAGGTCGCGAAATCCGTCATCGGCTCGGACGCGTTTCAAGAGACGTCCATTATTGGCATCAGTACGCCGATCACCAAGCACAACTACCAAATTCAGCACGCCAGTGAGCTTCCTGGCGTCTTCAAGGAAGCGTTCCACATCGCCAACACCGGGCGCAAGGGTCCCGTTTTGGTGGATATTCCAAAGGATGTCGCAGGGGAAGTCGCACCGTTTGTCTACAATGCGCCGCCGCAGTTGCCGGGCTACCAGCCCACCGTGATTCCGCACGTGATGCAGATCAAGAAGGTGCTTCAGCATATTGAGTTGAGCCATCGTCCGGTCATCCTTGCGGGTGCAGGTGTGCTGCACGCGGGCGCCAGTCGTGAGCTTCGCCTATTTGCAGAGCGGTTTGGCATCCCCGTGGTGCACACGCTGCTCGGTCTCGGCGGATTTCCGGCAGACCACCCTCTCTTTTTGGGTATGGGTGGAATGCACGGGAGTGCCGCGGCGAACACCGCCTTGTACGAGACGGACCTGCTGCTAAACTTCGGGGCGAGATTTGATGATCGTCTGACGGGCAATCTGGCAGACTTCGCCCCAACGGCCACGGTCGTCCATGTGGATATCGATCCGGCCGAGATCGGGAAGAACGTTCCGACAGACATTCCGGTCGTGGGTGACGCACGCGAGGCGATCTCGCTGCTTCTAGCCACGGAGGCGAAGTCACCTGAGATTTCCGGATGGCGGGAGAAACTGCTCGACATCAAGGCGCACACGCCGTTCTGGTACGTGCAGGAGGGGAATGTGATCAAGCCGCAACGGCTCATCGAACAGATTGCCCAGCACACAAACGGTGAGGCCATCGTCGTGACAGACGTCGGGCAGCACCAGATGTGGGCCGCACAGTTTTACCCGTTTGTGCACGCCAATCGCTGGGTGACGTCGGGGGGGCTCGGGACGATGGGCTTTGGACTGCCAGCGGCCATAGGCGCCCAAATCGCAGAGCCAAATCGCCAAGTGGTCGCCGTGGTTGGAGATGCCGGATTCCAGATGACGCTGGAGGAACTCGCTGTCGTCGCGGAGCTAGAGTTGCCGGTCAAGATCGTCATCGTCAACAACGGTGCACTCGGGATGGTTCGCCAGTGGCAGGAGTTGTTCTACGAAGAACGATACTCCAGCTCACTCATGAAATGGCAGCCGGATTACCTCAAGCTCGCGGAGGCATATGGCATCCCGTCGCTACAAATTCGCGACGATGGCGCGCTGCCGGAATGCCTAAGCGCGTTTCTCGCCGCACCGGGGCCCGGGTTGCTCGAGTGCCTCGTCGCGCCGATGGAGAACGTGTACCCGATGATCGCACCTGGGCACGGACTGCACCAAATGGTGGGGGTGAAGCCATGA
- the ilvN gene encoding acetolactate synthase small subunit, whose amino-acid sequence MNRVISVSVNNKAGVLNRITALFMRKGFNIQNLTVGVTETPGLSRITIVMNETDDAALEQVIKQLYKQIDVLKVTDLTQQPMVARELALIQVNSPVAQRSVITTIIEPFRASVIDVGRDTITVEATGKAEKIDALIALLRPYGIKELARTGLTALARDVAMVTEARRVSEGNVISI is encoded by the coding sequence ATGAACCGCGTGATCTCGGTCAGCGTCAACAACAAGGCCGGTGTACTCAACCGCATTACAGCCCTGTTTATGCGCAAAGGGTTCAACATTCAGAACTTGACGGTCGGCGTCACGGAGACGCCGGGATTATCTCGCATCACCATCGTCATGAACGAGACGGACGACGCGGCGCTGGAGCAAGTGATCAAACAGCTCTATAAGCAAATCGACGTGCTCAAAGTGACGGACCTGACCCAACAGCCGATGGTCGCTCGCGAGCTGGCACTGATTCAGGTGAATAGCCCGGTGGCCCAGAGGTCGGTGATCACCACCATCATCGAGCCGTTCCGAGCGAGCGTCATCGACGTCGGCAGAGATACCATTACCGTCGAAGCTACAGGGAAAGCCGAGAAGATCGACGCGCTGATTGCGCTGCTTCGACCGTATGGCATCAAGGAGTTGGCGAGGACAGGGCTCACGGCCCTTGCGCGCGACGTAGCCATGGTCACGGAGGCGAGGCGTGTCTCGGAAGGGAACGTCATCTCCATTTAG
- the ilvC gene encoding ketol-acid reductoisomerase, with product MAKIFYDADISVQALADKTIAILGYGSQGHAHAQNLRDSGFDVVVGLRPGSSWERAEADGFRVYPVGEAVEQADVIMILLPDERQVGVYQQEVKPYLNSGKALAFAHGFNIHFSQIQPPSDVDVFMVAPKGPGHLVRRVYEAGGGVPSLIAVEQDASGQAEALALAYARGIGAGRAGVLKTSFREETESDLFGEQAVLCGGVSALIKAGFETLIEAGYQPEVAYFECLHEMKLIVDLIYEGGLEYMRYSISDTAQWGDFVTGPRIVTEETKAEMKRVLEDIQSGEFAKSWILENQANRPMFNAINRREGEHPVEVVGRELRAMMPFIQTKSKQTQPEVVHGAKAGRV from the coding sequence ATGGCAAAAATCTTCTACGATGCAGACATTTCAGTGCAAGCTCTAGCGGACAAGACGATCGCAATTCTCGGGTACGGTTCTCAAGGTCATGCACACGCACAGAACCTGCGGGACAGTGGATTTGATGTCGTGGTGGGGCTTCGTCCGGGATCGAGCTGGGAGCGCGCGGAAGCGGACGGTTTCCGGGTGTATCCGGTGGGAGAAGCGGTGGAGCAGGCGGATGTGATCATGATCCTGCTGCCGGACGAACGCCAAGTAGGCGTTTATCAGCAAGAGGTCAAACCGTACCTGAACAGCGGCAAGGCGCTCGCATTTGCACACGGGTTTAACATTCACTTTTCGCAAATTCAACCGCCTTCTGACGTCGATGTGTTCATGGTGGCTCCGAAGGGCCCTGGACACCTCGTGCGCCGCGTGTACGAAGCGGGCGGCGGCGTGCCTTCGCTGATCGCCGTCGAACAGGATGCGAGCGGCCAAGCGGAGGCTCTGGCGCTGGCTTATGCTCGAGGGATCGGGGCAGGTCGCGCAGGCGTCCTGAAGACTTCGTTCCGCGAGGAGACGGAATCCGACTTGTTTGGCGAGCAGGCAGTACTCTGCGGCGGCGTGTCGGCCTTGATCAAGGCTGGATTTGAGACCCTCATCGAAGCTGGGTATCAACCGGAAGTGGCGTATTTCGAGTGTTTGCACGAGATGAAATTGATCGTCGACCTGATCTACGAAGGCGGACTCGAATACATGCGCTATTCCATCTCCGACACCGCACAGTGGGGAGACTTCGTCACTGGTCCGCGCATCGTCACGGAAGAGACGAAAGCCGAGATGAAACGCGTCCTCGAAGATATTCAAAGCGGTGAATTTGCGAAAAGTTGGATCCTGGAAAACCAGGCGAACCGCCCGATGTTTAACGCCATCAACCGCCGTGAGGGTGAGCATCCGGTCGAAGTCGTGGGCCGCGAACTTCGCGCGATGATGCCGTTTATTCAAACGAAGAGCAAGCAGACACAGCCGGAGGTGGTTCATGGTGCGAAAGCTGGACGTGTTTGA
- a CDS encoding 2-isopropylmalate synthase yields MRKLDVFDTTLRDGEQSAGVNLHGSEKLEIAIQLERFGVDIMEAGFPASSPGDFKAVQEIASRIKDCSVAGLARATKSDIDAAWDALRHAALPRLHLFIATSPIHMEHKLRKSPDEVVDTAVDCVRYAASLFPVVQWSAEDATRSDWDFLVRIISKVIDAGAKVINLPDTVGYTTPSEYVRLFEYIRANVPNLGDVKLSAHCHDDLGLAVANSLAVIQAGVEQIEGTINGIGERAGNAALEEILVALAIRKDVYGRSTRTQLTETALTSKLVAKLTGMAVPANKAVVGNNAFAHESGIHQDGVLKNALTYEIIRPEMVGLHSNRMVLGKHSGRHAFKEKCEELNLQLGEQQFNRLFAAFKTLTETKKEITDDDILALVLESSIEDHKYDLEFLHVSYGLNETTAAMGVRGPSGGIQREAATGNGSVEAIFNCLDRVVDGPVQLVDYRIQSTTGGGDALAEVYVKVAYHERVVTGRGVHSDVLSASARAFLDAINRVLIKERLDDVQLAVSAQA; encoded by the coding sequence GTGCGAAAGCTGGACGTGTTTGATACAACCCTGCGTGACGGTGAACAGTCAGCTGGTGTGAATCTACACGGCAGTGAGAAGCTCGAAATCGCAATTCAACTCGAACGCTTCGGCGTCGACATCATGGAGGCGGGATTTCCTGCCTCCTCGCCGGGTGATTTCAAAGCGGTGCAGGAAATCGCCAGTCGGATCAAAGACTGTTCGGTCGCGGGGCTGGCCCGTGCCACCAAATCGGACATCGACGCGGCGTGGGACGCGTTGCGACATGCTGCGTTGCCCCGTTTGCACCTTTTCATCGCGACATCGCCGATTCATATGGAACACAAACTGCGCAAGTCACCTGACGAGGTAGTCGATACAGCGGTCGATTGTGTGCGGTACGCCGCGTCTTTGTTCCCAGTGGTGCAATGGTCCGCGGAGGACGCAACGAGAAGTGATTGGGACTTTCTCGTGAGAATTATCTCGAAAGTCATCGATGCGGGTGCGAAGGTCATCAACCTTCCAGACACGGTCGGGTATACGACGCCGAGCGAATATGTGCGACTCTTTGAGTACATTCGCGCCAACGTCCCTAACTTGGGTGACGTGAAGCTCTCCGCGCATTGTCATGACGACTTAGGGCTCGCTGTCGCGAACAGCCTGGCGGTGATTCAGGCAGGCGTTGAGCAGATCGAAGGTACCATCAACGGGATCGGCGAACGCGCGGGCAACGCGGCACTGGAGGAGATCCTCGTCGCATTGGCGATTCGCAAGGACGTGTACGGCCGCTCGACGCGCACTCAATTGACGGAGACGGCACTGACGAGCAAACTCGTCGCCAAGTTGACGGGGATGGCCGTGCCGGCAAACAAGGCGGTGGTTGGGAATAACGCCTTTGCTCACGAGTCGGGTATCCACCAGGATGGCGTCCTCAAAAATGCGCTCACGTATGAAATCATTCGTCCTGAGATGGTGGGTCTGCACTCCAACCGCATGGTGCTTGGCAAACATTCCGGACGCCACGCGTTCAAGGAAAAGTGTGAAGAATTGAACCTGCAGCTTGGTGAGCAGCAGTTCAATCGCCTGTTCGCAGCGTTTAAGACGTTAACGGAGACGAAAAAGGAAATCACCGACGACGATATCTTGGCGCTCGTGCTCGAGTCGTCGATCGAAGATCACAAATACGACCTTGAATTCTTGCATGTTTCGTACGGTTTGAATGAGACCACAGCGGCGATGGGCGTACGTGGGCCGAGTGGGGGAATTCAGCGCGAGGCGGCTACGGGTAACGGTTCCGTGGAGGCGATTTTCAACTGCCTCGACAGAGTGGTGGATGGCCCCGTTCAACTTGTGGACTACCGAATTCAATCGACCACGGGCGGCGGCGATGCGCTCGCTGAGGTGTACGTCAAAGTGGCTTACCACGAGCGGGTCGTCACGGGGCGCGGCGTTCACAGTGACGTGTTGTCCGCTTCGGCCCGGGCGTTTCTCGACGCGATTAACCGGGTGCTGATCAAAGAACGTCTGGACGACGTGCAACTCGCCGTTTCAGCGCAGGCATGA
- the leuB gene encoding 3-isopropylmalate dehydrogenase translates to MTRQITILPGDGIGPEVTKEARRLLEDVAQAVGETWVLEEALIGGAAYDATGQPLPPETVEKCKASDAILLGAVGGPKWDHLPGDVRPEAGLLGIRKQLGVFANLRPIRTWPGLLLASPLKAELLNGVDMVIVRELTGGLYFGEPKQRLNGGDAVVDTLYYTRHEIERVVRQAFDIARGRRKKLTSVDKANVLESSRMWREIVQSIAGEYPDVTVEHLLVDSAAMQLIQRPNQFDVVVTENMFGDILSDEAAVLTGSIGMLPSASLGAEGPGLYEPVHGSAPDIAGSGVANPLASFLSVAMLLRHSLGLEDVAQHVEDAVLHVIESGHRTRDLAGQGKESVGTEQMSALVRSELQRRLNG, encoded by the coding sequence ATGACGAGACAGATTACGATTCTACCAGGAGACGGCATTGGGCCGGAAGTGACGAAAGAGGCTCGGCGCTTGCTCGAGGATGTAGCACAAGCAGTCGGGGAGACGTGGGTTCTAGAGGAGGCGCTGATCGGGGGCGCGGCGTATGACGCGACAGGGCAGCCGCTTCCACCTGAGACGGTGGAGAAGTGTAAAGCCTCGGACGCTATTCTGCTTGGTGCGGTGGGCGGACCAAAGTGGGATCACCTACCAGGGGATGTGCGACCGGAAGCAGGGCTCTTGGGCATTCGCAAGCAACTTGGCGTCTTTGCGAACCTTCGCCCTATCCGCACGTGGCCAGGTCTGCTGCTCGCTTCGCCACTCAAGGCCGAACTATTGAACGGCGTCGACATGGTGATCGTCCGCGAGTTGACTGGTGGACTCTACTTCGGAGAGCCCAAACAGCGGCTGAACGGCGGCGATGCAGTCGTGGACACGCTGTACTACACGCGCCACGAAATCGAGCGCGTCGTCCGACAGGCGTTTGACATCGCCCGGGGCCGTCGCAAAAAGCTGACTTCCGTCGACAAGGCCAACGTCTTGGAGTCTAGCCGCATGTGGCGAGAAATTGTTCAATCCATCGCAGGGGAGTATCCGGACGTCACCGTGGAGCACTTGCTCGTCGACAGCGCGGCGATGCAATTGATTCAACGCCCGAATCAGTTTGACGTGGTCGTGACGGAAAACATGTTCGGCGACATTTTGAGCGACGAGGCGGCGGTCCTCACTGGGTCCATCGGCATGTTGCCATCGGCTAGTCTCGGCGCAGAAGGACCTGGTTTATATGAACCGGTGCACGGGTCCGCACCTGATATTGCGGGATCAGGTGTCGCCAATCCACTAGCGAGCTTTCTCTCCGTCGCCATGCTGCTGCGCCATTCACTTGGGCTAGAAGACGTCGCGCAACACGTCGAGGACGCGGTACTCCACGTTATCGAGTCCGGTCACCGCACGCGCGACTTGGCTGGCCAGGGCAAAGAATCGGTAGGCACCGAACAGATGAGTGCGCTGGTTCGCAGCGAATTGCAAAGGAGGCTGAATGGTTAA
- the leuC gene encoding 3-isopropylmalate dehydratase large subunit produces MGKTLFEKIWDAHVVKTLDDGQSLLYIDLHLVHEVTSPQAFAGLRFAGRRIRQPNQTFATMDHNVPTDNPFDVRDQIAKKQIETLIENCREFGVQLADLDSPHQGIVHVIGPELGLTVPGKTIVCGDSHTSTHGAFGALAFGIGTSEVEHVLATQCLWQTRPKTLRIQLEGSLAPGVTSKDVILALIAKYGVNFGTGHVIEFAGSLIGTLTMEQRMTICNMSIEAGARAGLMAPDETTIAYVKDRPHAPRGREWDEAVALWRELKSDDDAVFDTDIVFDVSELSPQVTWGTNPGMGSGVDGTVPSPEDFESSVEQRAVTQALEYMGLTPGTKITDIAVQHVFIGSCTNARIEDLRLAASIVAGRHVADGVRALVVPGSKQVKRQAESEGLHEVFTAAGFEWREPGCSMCLGMNPDTIPAGERCASTSNRNFEGRQGRGARTHLVSPAMAAATALEGHFVDVREFAAVHEGGVAHGTAR; encoded by the coding sequence ATGGGGAAAACGCTGTTTGAGAAAATCTGGGACGCGCACGTCGTCAAGACATTGGATGATGGACAGAGCTTGCTCTATATCGATTTGCACCTGGTTCACGAGGTGACCTCACCGCAGGCGTTCGCCGGACTTCGTTTCGCGGGCCGCCGCATTCGGCAGCCGAACCAGACGTTTGCGACGATGGATCACAACGTTCCGACGGACAATCCGTTCGACGTGCGGGATCAAATCGCGAAAAAACAGATCGAGACCTTGATTGAGAACTGCCGCGAGTTTGGCGTTCAGTTAGCTGACCTCGATAGTCCGCACCAGGGGATTGTTCACGTCATTGGCCCCGAACTCGGCCTGACGGTACCTGGCAAGACGATTGTTTGTGGAGACAGCCACACGTCGACACACGGTGCGTTTGGCGCGTTGGCGTTTGGTATTGGAACAAGCGAAGTGGAACATGTGTTGGCGACACAATGTCTGTGGCAGACGCGGCCCAAGACGTTGCGGATCCAGTTGGAGGGTTCGCTCGCTCCAGGCGTCACTTCGAAGGACGTCATTCTGGCGCTGATTGCCAAGTACGGCGTCAACTTCGGAACAGGACACGTCATCGAATTCGCAGGTAGTCTCATCGGGACACTGACGATGGAGCAGCGGATGACCATCTGCAACATGTCGATCGAGGCGGGGGCGCGCGCGGGACTTATGGCGCCGGACGAGACGACCATCGCCTATGTCAAGGATCGCCCGCATGCGCCGCGCGGCCGGGAATGGGACGAAGCTGTGGCGCTCTGGAGAGAACTCAAATCGGACGACGACGCGGTGTTCGACACGGATATCGTATTCGACGTCAGTGAGCTCTCTCCTCAGGTTACCTGGGGAACAAATCCTGGTATGGGCAGCGGCGTCGACGGAACGGTACCGAGTCCGGAGGATTTCGAGTCGTCTGTGGAGCAGCGTGCCGTCACACAGGCGCTCGAGTACATGGGGCTCACACCGGGCACGAAAATTACGGACATCGCCGTCCAGCACGTGTTCATCGGATCGTGTACCAATGCCCGCATCGAGGACTTGCGGTTGGCGGCATCCATCGTCGCGGGCCGGCACGTGGCGGACGGGGTGCGTGCTCTAGTCGTACCGGGGTCGAAGCAGGTTAAGCGGCAAGCGGAGTCGGAAGGGCTACATGAGGTGTTTACGGCGGCCGGGTTCGAATGGCGCGAACCGGGATGTAGCATGTGTCTTGGCATGAACCCGGACACCATTCCGGCTGGTGAGCGGTGTGCGTCGACGTCCAACCGCAACTTTGAAGGCCGACAAGGCCGCGGTGCGCGCACACATCTCGTGAGTCCGGCAATGGCAGCGGCGACCGCACTCGAGGGGCACTTCGTCGACGTTCGCGAGTTCGCCGCAGTACATGAAGGAGGTGTCGCTCATGGAACCGCTCGTTAA
- the leuD gene encoding 3-isopropylmalate dehydratase small subunit, which translates to MEPLVKHEGKVVVLSRVNVDTDQIIPKQFLKRIERDGFGEFLFYDWRYQGAGEPNPDFELNAERAQGASVLLADANFGCGSSREHAVWALRDYGIGIVIAPSFADIFFNNCFKNGVLPVVIPQDVRDDLAASHDRGEWDRATVDLAGQVIVTDHGVTVSFDIDPHKKHMLLNGLDDIGLTLQLQEEIVAYEDKRQVYQLTY; encoded by the coding sequence ATGGAACCGCTCGTTAAACATGAGGGCAAAGTTGTGGTGCTGAGCCGCGTCAATGTCGATACGGACCAGATTATTCCAAAACAATTTCTCAAGCGGATCGAACGGGACGGCTTTGGTGAGTTTCTGTTTTATGACTGGCGTTACCAAGGGGCTGGTGAACCGAACCCCGATTTCGAATTGAACGCAGAGCGGGCGCAGGGTGCATCTGTGCTTTTGGCCGACGCGAATTTCGGATGTGGATCCTCGCGCGAACACGCGGTTTGGGCCTTGCGCGACTACGGAATCGGCATCGTCATCGCGCCGTCGTTCGCTGACATCTTCTTTAACAACTGTTTCAAAAACGGTGTTTTGCCAGTCGTCATTCCACAAGACGTCCGTGATGACCTCGCGGCTTCGCACGATCGCGGGGAGTGGGACCGCGCGACAGTCGACCTCGCAGGGCAGGTCATCGTGACCGATCACGGCGTAACGGTTTCATTTGACATTGATCCTCACAAGAAGCACATGCTTCTCAATGGGCTTGACGACATCGGTCTGACGTTGCAATTGCAGGAAGAGATCGTAGCCTACGAGGACAAGCGACAAGTCTATCAGTTGACGTACTAA